From the genome of Acidimicrobiia bacterium, one region includes:
- a CDS encoding cytochrome P450: MSVRVDPLDLVDPARYAQRGYPHALWTQLRAEAPVAYIEAPGYRPFWAVTKHADIVKVASQPERFSSAQGITLAREGAPPIPPSEILVLLDPPKHGPVRRLVSRRFTPRAVRERRDDVERIAVDVLDAAGTEACGDFVERVAAPFPLGVIAWILGVPSADWQLLFRWTNEIIGKDDPEYRREGESPGQTIKRARGELHAYLVRLIDERRHAPRDDLVSELLRGVVNGEPLSPDQLLAYCELFVEAG; the protein is encoded by the coding sequence ATGAGCGTGCGCGTCGACCCACTCGACCTCGTCGACCCCGCGCGCTATGCGCAGCGCGGCTACCCGCACGCGCTCTGGACGCAGCTCCGCGCCGAAGCGCCCGTCGCGTACATCGAGGCGCCCGGGTACCGCCCGTTCTGGGCGGTGACGAAGCACGCCGACATCGTGAAGGTCGCGTCGCAGCCCGAGCGGTTCTCGAGCGCGCAGGGCATCACGCTCGCGCGCGAGGGCGCGCCGCCGATCCCGCCCTCGGAGATCCTCGTGCTGCTCGATCCGCCCAAGCACGGCCCGGTTCGGCGGCTCGTCAGCCGTCGGTTCACGCCGCGCGCGGTGCGCGAGCGGCGCGACGACGTCGAGCGCATCGCCGTCGACGTGCTCGACGCGGCCGGAACGGAAGCGTGCGGTGACTTCGTCGAGCGCGTTGCTGCGCCTTTCCCGCTCGGTGTGATCGCGTGGATCCTGGGCGTGCCGAGTGCCGATTGGCAGCTGCTGTTCCGGTGGACCAACGAGATCATCGGCAAGGACGACCCCGAGTACCGGCGCGAGGGCGAGTCGCCGGGGCAGACGATCAAGCGCGCGCGCGGCGAGCTGCACGCGTATCTCGTGCGGCTGATCGACGAACGCCGCCACGCGCCGCGCGACGACCTCGTCAGCGAGTTGCTCCGCGGGGTCGTGAACGGCGAGCCGCTCTCGCCCGACCAACTGCTCGCGTACTGCGAGCTGTTCGTCGAGGCCGG
- a CDS encoding acyl-CoA dehydrogenase family protein, whose protein sequence is MDASDDDLRAELRGWLAQHPPPRVETATTRAEAEELRAWQAALHHDRWVGIHWPVEYGGRAASVTQVAAYNGELARAGAPPLLGRAGVTLVGPTLMAHGTETQRARWLQRILSAADVWCQLFSEPDAGSDLSSLTTRAERRNGVYRVTGRKVWSSYAVFADLGIALVRTDRDAKPTRGISMLAIPMDAPGVEVRPLRQITGDEEFCEVVLDDVEVPVDHLIGPEHDGWRVANTTLANERGASFIWREQVLQELAARALARECAGRGLATDPGVRQRLAQAWINAEVFRLHNARTLDRLARGEELGSESSLVKLFWAATSQQLAETAVALLGEDTLLARNEWGRALLSTRANSIMGGTSEIQRNVVGERLLGLPRELR, encoded by the coding sequence GTGGACGCGTCGGACGACGACCTGCGCGCGGAGCTGCGCGGGTGGCTCGCGCAGCATCCGCCGCCGCGCGTCGAAACCGCGACGACGCGCGCGGAGGCCGAGGAGTTGCGCGCGTGGCAAGCCGCGCTGCATCACGACCGTTGGGTCGGGATCCACTGGCCGGTCGAGTACGGCGGTCGGGCCGCGTCGGTCACGCAGGTCGCGGCGTACAACGGGGAGCTCGCGCGGGCCGGCGCGCCGCCACTGCTCGGGCGGGCCGGGGTGACGCTCGTCGGGCCGACGCTCATGGCGCACGGGACCGAGACGCAGCGAGCGCGCTGGTTGCAGCGGATCCTGTCCGCCGCCGACGTGTGGTGCCAGCTCTTCAGTGAGCCCGACGCGGGCAGCGACCTCTCGTCGCTCACGACGCGCGCCGAGCGGCGCAACGGTGTGTACCGCGTCACCGGCCGCAAGGTCTGGTCGTCGTACGCGGTGTTCGCCGACCTCGGGATCGCGCTCGTCCGCACCGATCGCGACGCGAAGCCGACCCGGGGCATCTCGATGCTCGCGATTCCCATGGACGCGCCCGGTGTCGAGGTGCGCCCGCTGCGCCAGATCACCGGCGACGAGGAGTTCTGCGAGGTGGTCCTCGACGATGTCGAGGTGCCGGTCGACCACCTCATCGGTCCGGAGCACGACGGTTGGCGCGTCGCGAACACGACGCTCGCCAACGAACGCGGGGCGTCCTTCATCTGGCGCGAGCAGGTGCTCCAAGAGCTCGCGGCCCGCGCGCTCGCGCGTGAGTGCGCGGGCCGCGGCCTCGCCACCGATCCCGGTGTCCGGCAGCGTCTCGCGCAGGCGTGGATCAACGCGGAAGTGTTCCGGCTGCACAACGCGCGCACGCTCGATCGGCTCGCGCGCGGCGAGGAGCTCGGATCCGAATCGAGCCTCGTGAAGCTGTTCTGGGCGGCGACGAGCCAGCAGCTCGCGGAGACCGCGGTCGCGCTGCTCGGCGAGGACACGCTGCTCGCCAGGAACGAGTGGGGGCGCGCCCTGCTGTCGACGCGCGCGAACTCGATCATGGGCGGCACGAGCGAGATCCAGCGCAACGTCGTCGGCGAGCGATTGCTCGGTCTCCCGCGGGAGCTGCGCTAG